Proteins encoded in a region of the Campylobacter sp. MIT 99-7217 genome:
- a CDS encoding flagellar biosynthesis anti-sigma factor FlgM, with amino-acid sequence MISGINQSYASSINNANINKTDKESKTNETQKTENTKLAKIAEQIKNGEYKLDTKATAEAIADSLL; translated from the coding sequence ATGATTAGCGGGATAAATCAAAGTTATGCTTCAAGCATAAATAACGCAAATATAAACAAAACAGATAAAGAGTCAAAAACGAACGAGACTCAAAAAACTGAAAATACGAAGCTAGCAAAAATAGCTGAGCAAATCAAAAATGGTGAATATAAATTAGACACCAAAGCTACTGCTGAAGCTATTGCTGATTCTTTGCTTTAA
- a CDS encoding TIGR02757 family protein, giving the protein MLVKALLDSLSADKNNIQALYEEADPLQIAKIYNDEFIALLCALFAYGNARNILNFLKKLDFSLLDSNENKIIKESKGLKYRFQNEKDIAQIFISLRRLKQEISLNELFTKAYLKNENITEAIKAFLEKIYKLNPYQSYGYNFFFGKIFDTIPKSTFKRINMYLRWMVRKDELDMGLFTKIHTKDLLIPLDTHTHRVSLDFKLMTRKIYDFKAVEELTFALKKFSPNDPCKYDFALYRLGQLKNN; this is encoded by the coding sequence ATCCTAGTGAAAGCACTTTTAGATAGCTTGAGTGCTGATAAAAACAACATTCAAGCTCTTTATGAAGAAGCTGATCCTCTGCAAATAGCTAAAATTTATAATGATGAGTTCATAGCCTTGCTGTGTGCTTTATTCGCCTATGGAAATGCAAGAAATATACTCAATTTTCTTAAAAAACTTGACTTTTCCTTGCTTGATTCAAATGAAAATAAAATCATAAAAGAAAGCAAGGGTTTAAAATATAGATTTCAAAATGAAAAAGATATTGCTCAAATTTTTATTAGCTTAAGAAGATTAAAGCAAGAAATTTCTTTAAATGAGCTTTTTACAAAAGCGTATTTGAAAAATGAAAATATCACTGAGGCTATAAAAGCTTTTTTAGAAAAAATTTATAAACTCAATCCTTATCAAAGTTACGGTTACAATTTTTTCTTTGGAAAAATCTTTGATACCATACCAAAAAGTACTTTCAAACGCATAAATATGTATCTTAGGTGGATGGTTAGAAAAGATGAGCTAGATATGGGACTTTTTACTAAGATACATACTAAAGATTTACTTATACCCTTAGATACTCATACTCATAGGGTTTCTCTTGATTTTAAGCTCATGACAAGAAAAATTTATGATTTTAAGGCTGTAGAAGAACTTACCTTTGCTCTTAAAAAATTTAGCCCAAATGATCCTTGTAAATATGATTTTGCTCTTTATAGGCTAGGACAATTAAAAAATAATTAA
- the flgK gene encoding flagellar hook-associated protein FlgK, with product MGNNIFATLDKGVTGLKASEIQISTTGNNITNANSTFYTRQKAIQTTAGFYNIGNGLELGMGTNIDAIVRLHDEYSYVKLKDGTTKVEYTSYMKTKLEEIAKRFPDVQLSGVLADLENYNAAWNNFASNPNDGAVKQNLIKVAQTLTESLNRSYADLDKIQKTINEDIFNTVDEINRVGKEIANLNKQIGRQEVLDTDHANELRDRRDELELTLSKLVSGVASKSILTQTSRFESTMTDGGRNYNLTLEGHVLVDGESFIPLQIITDEVSGDHRIVYQTRDEKIVDMTDKLSGGKIGAQLELRGRTYDKKTQRYDGGILQGYKDDLNTFAKTLITHANNIYASSAKSSVQSDTLSYLTDDTTLTNYDKNIQTGTFDVIIYDDKGQEVNKKTITININTTMQDIVDQINSNTDDNNDNNTTNDVDDYLTANYNYDFRNNNGVFQINFKNPGFKVAIQDNGTNFAGAFSIGGFFSGTNANNIRVRDELITDPSVLKASKNGTDGDNDIANAMLQLQYQKINFYNPDGTVDTKSLDGYYRKFTGSIASTGEANNMTHNTNTALYNAVYEEFQSLNGVNTNEELAALIQYQTSYGAASKVVTTVDQMLDTLLGLKS from the coding sequence ATGGGAAATAATATTTTTGCTACCTTAGATAAAGGCGTTACAGGCTTAAAAGCTTCTGAAATTCAAATTTCTACAACCGGAAATAACATAACCAATGCCAATAGTACCTTTTATACAAGACAAAAAGCCATACAAACAACGGCAGGATTTTACAACATAGGAAATGGGCTAGAACTTGGCATGGGAACAAACATAGATGCCATAGTTCGTTTGCATGATGAATACTCCTATGTTAAACTCAAAGATGGAACAACAAAGGTTGAATACACCTCTTATATGAAAACCAAGCTTGAAGAAATTGCAAAAAGATTTCCTGATGTTCAGTTAAGCGGTGTTTTGGCGGATTTAGAAAACTATAATGCAGCTTGGAATAATTTTGCCTCAAACCCAAATGATGGGGCTGTAAAACAAAATTTAATCAAAGTTGCTCAAACTCTTACTGAAAGCCTTAACAGAAGTTATGCTGATCTTGATAAAATTCAAAAAACAATCAATGAGGATATTTTTAATACCGTTGATGAAATCAATCGCGTAGGTAAGGAAATCGCAAATTTAAACAAGCAGATTGGAAGACAAGAAGTTTTGGATACTGATCATGCTAATGAGCTAAGAGATAGAAGAGATGAGCTTGAACTTACACTTTCAAAGCTCGTTAGTGGAGTAGCCTCAAAAAGCATATTAACTCAAACTAGTCGTTTTGAATCCACCATGACTGATGGAGGAAGAAACTACAATCTTACTCTTGAAGGACATGTTTTAGTTGATGGGGAAAGCTTTATCCCTTTGCAAATCATTACAGATGAAGTCAGTGGCGATCATAGGATAGTCTATCAAACGAGAGATGAGAAGATAGTTGATATGACAGATAAGCTTTCAGGTGGAAAAATTGGTGCTCAGCTGGAACTTAGAGGAAGGACATATGATAAGAAAACCCAAAGATATGATGGAGGCATTTTGCAAGGCTACAAGGACGATTTAAATACCTTTGCAAAAACCTTGATCACTCATGCAAATAATATCTACGCCTCATCAGCAAAAAGTTCTGTTCAATCTGACACTTTATCATATCTTACTGATGATACAACTTTAACTAATTATGATAAAAATATCCAAACAGGAACTTTTGATGTGATTATCTATGATGATAAGGGACAAGAAGTAAATAAAAAAACCATTACTATCAACATCAATACAACAATGCAAGATATCGTAGATCAAATAAATTCAAACACAGATGATAATAATGACAATAACACCACAAACGATGTTGATGACTATCTTACGGCAAATTATAATTATGATTTTAGAAACAATAATGGAGTTTTTCAAATTAATTTTAAAAATCCCGGTTTTAAAGTTGCCATACAAGATAATGGGACAAATTTTGCAGGAGCTTTTAGCATAGGAGGCTTTTTTAGCGGAACAAATGCAAATAATATCCGCGTAAGAGACGAACTTATAACAGATCCAAGTGTTCTTAAGGCAAGTAAAAATGGGACTGACGGAGATAATGATATAGCTAATGCTATGCTTCAGTTACAATATCAAAAAATAAATTTTTATAATCCAGATGGCACAGTAGATACAAAGTCTTTAGATGGTTATTATAGAAAATTTACAGGAAGCATAGCTTCAACAGGAGAAGCAAATAATATGACTCATAATACCAACACAGCACTTTATAATGCTGTGTATGAGGAATTTCAATCCTTAAATGGAGTTAATACCAACGAAGAACTTGCAGCACTCATTCAATACCAAACAAGTTATGGGGCTGCTTCAAAGGTTGTTACCACTGTTGATCAAATGCTTGATACCCTACTTGGACTAAAATCCTAG
- the flgN gene encoding flagellar export chaperone FlgN, whose amino-acid sequence MIKTYLENANTILDELIALTEDDITQIQAGKHSGVKASVDKKTALIQKFTNVKKQIDQSLLELSENGSKNLAEILDDEDKEKLASFKQRLQELHKINKEYAKYVLIVKDFLDGLLNTMFDNGSGTNNAYGDKKTTPESLFKLNV is encoded by the coding sequence ATGATCAAAACATATCTAGAAAACGCAAATACAATACTTGATGAGCTTATCGCTCTTACTGAAGATGATATCACTCAAATTCAAGCTGGAAAACACTCCGGCGTCAAAGCTAGTGTAGATAAAAAAACAGCCCTTATTCAAAAATTTACAAATGTAAAAAAACAAATTGACCAAAGCTTGCTAGAGCTTAGCGAAAATGGAAGTAAGAATTTAGCTGAAATTTTAGATGATGAGGACAAGGAAAAGCTTGCTTCTTTTAAACAAAGACTTCAAGAACTTCATAAAATCAATAAAGAATACGCAAAATATGTGCTGATCGTGAAAGATTTTTTAGATGGTTTATTAAATACTATGTTTGATAACGGAAGTGGAACGAATAATGCTTATGGAGATAAAAAGACAACTCCTGAGTCGTTGTTCAAGCTTAATGTATAA